The following are encoded in a window of Shewanella psychrotolerans genomic DNA:
- a CDS encoding M15 family metallopeptidase, with protein MLDAVSNIYGLGELPLEQYQGHLVEPNTLAKFKLMQLAAAKDGLSIQICSAYRDLAKQLAIWNAKASGKRTLLDKNSEPIEIASLNDDQLVDAILLWSALPGISRHHWGTDIDLFDANNITRNDLQLISSEYEPNGPCHYLHNWLTCHASNFGFYFPYQAKLSGVSPEPWHLSYYPKANEYLKAFDIKTLANILSQQEMHLKHSVLGRLETLVDEFVYRIAPWPKT; from the coding sequence GTGCTAGATGCCGTTAGCAATATCTATGGTCTTGGGGAGCTTCCACTCGAGCAATACCAAGGCCATCTTGTCGAACCCAATACACTCGCTAAATTTAAACTGATGCAACTTGCGGCTGCTAAGGATGGTTTATCCATCCAGATCTGCTCTGCCTATCGAGATCTGGCTAAGCAGCTGGCTATCTGGAATGCTAAGGCAAGCGGAAAACGAACCTTACTCGATAAAAATTCCGAGCCAATTGAAATAGCGTCACTTAACGACGATCAACTCGTGGATGCCATTTTACTTTGGTCAGCATTACCAGGCATATCCCGCCATCATTGGGGAACCGATATTGACCTGTTTGATGCCAATAATATTACCCGCAACGATTTGCAGCTAATTTCCAGCGAATATGAGCCCAACGGGCCCTGCCATTACCTGCATAATTGGCTCACTTGCCATGCCAGCAATTTTGGGTTTTATTTTCCCTATCAAGCTAAGCTGAGTGGCGTCAGCCCAGAACCGTGGCACCTAAGTTATTACCCTAAAGCTAATGAATACCTTAAGGCATTCGATATTAAAACACTGGCCAATATATTGTCACAACAAGAGATGCACCTTAAGCACTCGGTGCTTGGGCGACTAGAGACCTTAGTTGACGAATTTGTCTACCGTATTGCACCTTGGCCTAAGACCTAG
- a CDS encoding alpha/beta fold hydrolase — protein MNLDQHRNRFIIDDHTMSYLDVGQGPVLLLGHSYLWNSAMWAPQIAVLSQHYRCIVPELWGHGLSSSMPARCRSLKHLAEHYLALIDHLNIDQFSILGLSVGGMWGAELTLLAPRRVKTLVMMGCFIGFEPEVSRAKYYEMLDIMTEAQSIPTSLIDQIAPLFFANGVNQDNPQLINAFKQELANISAEQIDTIARLGKIIFGRRDIMEDVEQLTLPCLIMTGTEDKPRPALEGYLMHDAIDGSEYIHIPKAGHISTLEQSDFINRQLLDFYAKHLN, from the coding sequence ATGAATTTAGACCAGCACCGTAATCGTTTTATTATTGATGATCACACCATGAGTTACCTCGATGTCGGCCAAGGCCCAGTGCTATTGCTCGGCCACAGTTACTTATGGAATAGTGCCATGTGGGCGCCGCAAATTGCCGTATTAAGCCAGCACTATCGTTGTATTGTGCCAGAGCTTTGGGGACATGGCCTATCTAGCTCAATGCCCGCTCGCTGTCGCTCGCTTAAACATTTGGCCGAGCACTATTTAGCCCTGATTGACCATCTTAATATCGACCAGTTTTCAATTTTAGGATTATCGGTCGGGGGAATGTGGGGCGCAGAACTAACCTTGCTTGCGCCTCGTCGAGTTAAGACTCTGGTAATGATGGGCTGCTTTATCGGTTTCGAACCGGAAGTCAGCCGCGCTAAATATTACGAGATGCTCGATATCATGACCGAGGCACAATCCATACCTACATCATTGATCGATCAAATCGCGCCGCTATTTTTTGCAAATGGGGTTAACCAAGATAATCCTCAGCTAATTAACGCTTTCAAACAAGAACTAGCCAATATCAGCGCCGAACAAATCGACACCATTGCGCGTCTAGGAAAAATTATTTTTGGCCGCCGCGATATAATGGAAGATGTTGAGCAACTTACCTTACCCTGCCTCATCATGACCGGCACAGAAGATAAACCCAGACCCGCACTGGAAGGTTATTTGATGCACGATGCCATTGATGGCAGTGAGTATATTCACATTCCCAAGGCAGGCCATATTTCAACCTTAGAGCAAAGTGATTTTATCAATCGGCAGCTACTCGACTTCTATGCTAAACACTTAAATTAG
- the can gene encoding carbonate dehydratase: MKLLKPLFDNNRRWAGRILEENPNFFQQLAQQQNPEYLWIGCSDSRVPSNQIIDLMPGEVFVHRNIANMVIHTDLNCLSVLQYAVDVLKVKHIMVVGHYGCGGIKASMSKERLGLIDNWLGHIRDIHRLHEDELNQLDEKTRFDRLCELNVIEQVGNVASTNIVQDAWEKGHDVAIHGWIYSVENGLLSDLDVTVDKALVNSKKTGI; this comes from the coding sequence ATGAAACTACTTAAACCTTTGTTTGACAATAATCGTCGCTGGGCTGGACGCATTCTTGAAGAAAATCCCAACTTCTTCCAACAGCTAGCACAACAGCAAAACCCAGAATATTTATGGATTGGCTGCTCCGATAGCCGTGTTCCATCGAACCAAATTATCGACTTAATGCCAGGTGAAGTCTTTGTTCACCGCAACATCGCCAATATGGTTATCCATACAGACCTCAATTGCCTATCGGTACTTCAATACGCCGTTGATGTATTAAAAGTGAAGCACATCATGGTGGTAGGACATTATGGCTGCGGTGGTATAAAAGCCTCCATGAGCAAGGAGCGTTTAGGGCTTATCGATAACTGGCTTGGGCATATTCGAGATATTCATCGCCTTCACGAAGATGAATTAAATCAATTAGACGAAAAGACACGCTTCGATCGACTCTGCGAACTTAACGTCATAGAGCAAGTTGGTAATGTCGCTAGCACCAATATCGTTCAAGATGCGTGGGAAAAAGGTCATGATGTAGCTATCCATGGCTGGATTTACAGTGTAGAAAACGGCTTACTTTCCGATCTCGATGTGACGGTAGATAAAGCACTCGTGAACTCGAAAAAAACTGGCATTTAG
- the kdsB gene encoding 3-deoxy-manno-octulosonate cytidylyltransferase, giving the protein MNVTLLIPARYGSSRFPGKPLALISGKPMIQHVYERASLAKGLTAIYVATDDDRIKDAVEAFGGNVVMTDENAASGTDRIEEAITLLGLKDDDLVINLQGDQPLIDPISIEQIIALFERHPGEFSMATLGYEITDEHDRNDPQHVKMVFDNDFNALYFSRARIPFGRDTNDYPVYKHLGVYAYTRSFISTFAKLPLGRLEDLEKLEQLRALEHGYKIKVAISACDSPEVDVPEDIRKCEKRLALG; this is encoded by the coding sequence ATGAATGTAACCCTTTTGATCCCTGCACGCTATGGCTCTAGCCGTTTTCCTGGTAAGCCGTTAGCGCTGATTAGTGGTAAGCCGATGATCCAGCACGTATATGAACGAGCGTCCCTAGCCAAAGGATTAACGGCTATCTACGTAGCGACTGATGACGATCGCATTAAAGATGCAGTTGAAGCGTTTGGCGGCAATGTTGTCATGACAGACGAAAATGCGGCATCGGGTACAGATCGTATTGAAGAGGCTATCACCCTGTTAGGCCTAAAAGATGATGACCTAGTCATTAACCTGCAAGGTGATCAACCTCTAATCGATCCTATATCGATTGAACAAATTATTGCGCTTTTTGAGCGTCATCCAGGTGAGTTTTCCATGGCCACCTTAGGTTATGAAATTACCGATGAACATGATCGTAACGATCCCCAACATGTAAAGATGGTATTTGATAACGACTTTAATGCTCTCTATTTTTCACGTGCACGTATTCCATTTGGCCGCGATACCAACGATTACCCTGTATATAAACATCTCGGTGTTTATGCCTATACCCGTTCGTTTATCTCGACCTTCGCAAAGCTACCACTTGGCCGCTTAGAAGATTTAGAAAAACTTGAACAACTACGTGCACTTGAACATGGCTATAAAATTAAAGTTGCCATTAGTGCTTGCGACTCACCAGAAGTCGACGTTCCCGAAGATATTCGCAAATGTGAAAAGCGTTTAGCCCTAGGTTAA
- a CDS encoding DUF2897 family protein: MSNLEAWLIIILVIGVIASNIAVLKYSAKFKMPQFGKDDLQQPKAKKDDNSDPESKERQSELDSDSNTKTKKD, translated from the coding sequence ATGTCTAATTTAGAAGCTTGGCTCATCATCATCTTAGTTATCGGCGTGATAGCGAGTAATATCGCCGTGCTTAAATACAGCGCTAAGTTTAAGATGCCTCAGTTTGGTAAAGATGATTTACAGCAACCTAAGGCTAAAAAAGATGACAACAGCGATCCTGAATCTAAAGAGCGGCAATCCGAGCTCGATTCAGATAGCAACACCAAAACTAAAAAGGATTAG
- a CDS encoding transposase has translation MPRPRRTQVSLEDTPYYHCCSRVVRRAFLCGDDAYSGKNYDHRRNWVESLLFELETAFAIDVTAFAVMSNHLHLVLRIDIDSANRWTDRQVLEQWHKLFKGDAITRKFVQGELVEAYEVARLKHAIATYRSRLCDISWFMRCLNEPIARLANQEDNCSGRFWEGRFKSQPLLDEAAVLACMAYVDLNPIRAKMADTPEQSDHTSIQLRIKAALKGEQPKHLQPFIGNERDNQANGLAFSLTDYLELVDDTGRIIRDDKRGVISENSAKLLTKLNIPQDNWLKLTTEFGQLFHGPVGTLQELTNYCEHLNKRRRHFAMSCQHFQAS, from the coding sequence ATGCCGCGCCCTCGCAGAACTCAAGTTAGTCTTGAAGACACTCCCTATTATCATTGCTGTAGCAGAGTCGTTCGCCGTGCCTTTTTATGCGGTGATGACGCTTATTCTGGCAAGAATTACGACCACCGTAGAAACTGGGTTGAGTCACTATTATTTGAACTAGAAACGGCTTTTGCCATTGACGTTACAGCGTTTGCGGTGATGTCGAATCACCTGCACCTAGTGTTACGAATTGATATCGATAGCGCAAATCGTTGGACTGACCGACAAGTGCTTGAGCAGTGGCATAAACTGTTTAAAGGCGATGCAATAACCCGTAAATTTGTCCAAGGTGAATTGGTAGAAGCCTACGAGGTGGCTAGACTAAAGCACGCTATTGCGACGTATCGAAGCAGATTGTGTGATATATCTTGGTTTATGCGCTGCCTAAACGAGCCTATAGCACGGCTAGCAAATCAAGAAGATAATTGCTCTGGCCGGTTCTGGGAAGGACGCTTTAAATCACAACCGTTGTTAGATGAAGCAGCGGTTTTAGCCTGTATGGCCTACGTTGATTTGAATCCTATCAGAGCCAAGATGGCAGACACTCCAGAGCAATCAGACCACACCAGTATCCAACTGCGTATTAAGGCAGCTTTAAAAGGTGAGCAGCCCAAGCACTTACAGCCTTTCATCGGTAATGAACGCGATAACCAAGCCAACGGCTTAGCTTTTTCGTTAACGGATTATCTCGAACTGGTGGATGATACAGGGCGTATCATTCGCGACGATAAACGCGGTGTTATCAGTGAAAATAGTGCCAAGTTACTGACTAAGTTGAACATCCCCCAAGATAATTGGCTCAAGCTTACCACCGAATTTGGTCAATTATTTCATGGCCCAGTGGGCACGCTACAAGAACTCACCAACTACTGCGAACACTTAAATAAACGACGACGGCACTTTGCGATGAGCTGTCAGCACTTTCAAGCCAGCTAA
- the def gene encoding peptide deformylase, whose product MSVLEILTIPDERLKRKAQAVSDIDALQPFIDDLIETMYDTDDGIGLAATQVGSPHAIIVIDLSENRDDPLVLINPEFIERSGEFVGEEGCLSIPGYRAKVTRYESVKVKALDRQGNPIEIESDDFLAIVLQHEMDHLDGKVFIEHLSKLKQQIALKKVSKYR is encoded by the coding sequence ATGTCAGTACTGGAAATTCTTACTATTCCTGATGAGCGTTTAAAGCGTAAGGCTCAAGCCGTTAGCGATATCGATGCGCTACAACCTTTTATCGATGATCTGATAGAGACTATGTATGACACAGATGACGGCATTGGTTTAGCAGCAACTCAAGTTGGTAGTCCTCATGCGATTATAGTCATCGATCTGTCCGAAAATAGAGATGATCCGTTGGTGCTAATCAACCCTGAATTTATTGAGCGCTCTGGTGAGTTTGTTGGTGAAGAGGGTTGCTTATCTATCCCTGGTTACCGCGCTAAAGTGACCCGTTATGAAAGCGTGAAAGTCAAAGCATTGGATCGCCAAGGTAATCCAATTGAAATTGAGAGCGATGATTTTCTTGCTATCGTGTTGCAACATGAGATGGATCATCTTGATGGTAAAGTGTTTATTGAACACTTATCTAAACTCAAGCAGCAAATAGCACTAAAAAAAGTTAGCAAGTATCGTTAA
- a CDS encoding MGMT family protein, giving the protein MLFITLHLGYKVIQGSVSPIQRIWQVVALIPRGTVSSYGKIADLAGLPGRARYVSRALKLAPDELNLPWHRVINSQGKIAFPETSAAFIEQMQLLRNENIEVNRGKIKLSNYEWRPDLATLMFELSF; this is encoded by the coding sequence ATTTTGTTCATAACACTCCATTTAGGTTATAAAGTGATACAAGGTTCGGTTTCACCTATACAGCGGATTTGGCAGGTCGTTGCATTAATCCCTCGAGGTACGGTGAGCTCCTATGGGAAAATCGCCGATTTAGCAGGCCTCCCAGGGAGAGCTAGGTATGTCTCTCGCGCCCTGAAACTGGCACCTGATGAGCTAAATCTGCCTTGGCATAGGGTCATTAATAGTCAGGGCAAAATAGCCTTCCCTGAAACAAGTGCCGCGTTCATAGAACAGATGCAATTGTTAAGAAACGAAAATATCGAAGTGAACCGTGGTAAAATTAAGCTGTCCAATTACGAGTGGCGACCGGATCTCGCAACTCTCATGTTTGAATTATCATTTTAA
- a CDS encoding DUF3108 domain-containing protein, producing the protein MSTMKRKFILSYLLVFSVNVGAAEQPLAPQTAEYQVNYGSIELGKARYQLPAPEGDLYQYRFDSDVSLLMLSDRRTVKSIFTLNGTKLIPMRYSHERHGTGPSYQEQSAYVLSQNLVHSHYKDERAKFPYTEDLFDPLMVQLQFRLDIAAGAKTMHYKMLKSGEIDEYDFKVVGRERVNIESGSYDTVKIEVVRDNNKRQTLFWMAPDLGYLPIRLTHFEKGSKQLDIKLLTYHFDAMPINVETTNKVSSESETQMLPINTTK; encoded by the coding sequence TTGTCGACAATGAAACGTAAATTTATCCTATCTTACCTACTTGTGTTTAGTGTTAACGTCGGAGCAGCCGAACAACCTCTTGCGCCGCAAACAGCCGAGTATCAGGTCAATTACGGCAGTATTGAGCTGGGCAAGGCACGCTATCAACTCCCAGCGCCTGAGGGCGATCTCTACCAATACCGATTCGACAGTGATGTGAGCCTGTTGATGCTATCTGATCGACGCACAGTAAAGAGCATCTTTACCTTAAATGGCACTAAGCTTATCCCCATGCGATACAGCCATGAACGCCATGGCACTGGCCCCAGTTATCAGGAACAGTCAGCCTATGTACTCAGTCAAAATTTAGTTCATAGTCACTATAAAGACGAACGTGCAAAATTCCCTTACACCGAAGATTTATTTGACCCGCTAATGGTTCAGCTGCAATTTCGACTCGATATTGCAGCTGGTGCTAAAACCATGCATTACAAGATGTTAAAGAGTGGCGAAATTGATGAGTATGATTTCAAGGTCGTGGGTAGAGAGCGAGTTAACATCGAAAGTGGCAGCTACGATACCGTTAAAATAGAAGTGGTCAGAGACAACAACAAACGCCAAACCTTATTTTGGATGGCACCGGATTTGGGCTACCTGCCAATTAGATTAACCCATTTCGAGAAAGGCAGTAAGCAGTTAGACATAAAGCTACTGACCTATCACTTTGATGCCATGCCAATCAACGTTGAGACGACCAACAAGGTGAGTTCAGAGAGTGAAACACAAATGTTACCAATTAATACGACAAAGTGA
- a CDS encoding class II glutamine amidotransferase: protein MCELLAMSANVPTDIVFSFTGLAERGGVTGPHVDGWGITFYEGKGSRTFKDACPSSQSHVAKLIKSYPIKSEVVVSHIRQANRGCVSLENTHPFTRELWGRYWTYAHNGQLSDYQSKFAVSRYQPVGDTDSELAFCWILEKIVMQFGDTEPDDLLKVYRYVATLADEIRELGVFNMILSDGEHLMSYCSNNLCHITRRAPFGKAKLIDTDVVIDFNKETTPNDIVTVIATRPLTDNEQWHILAPGDWKLFCRGEIVLGC, encoded by the coding sequence ATGTGTGAGCTACTGGCCATGAGCGCAAACGTGCCAACCGATATTGTATTTAGTTTTACAGGCCTAGCTGAACGCGGTGGGGTCACAGGACCCCATGTTGATGGCTGGGGGATCACCTTTTATGAAGGTAAGGGAAGTAGAACATTTAAGGATGCTTGTCCTAGCAGCCAGTCCCATGTCGCTAAACTCATTAAATCTTATCCAATTAAGAGTGAAGTCGTGGTGAGTCATATACGGCAAGCAAACCGTGGATGCGTATCTCTTGAGAATACTCATCCGTTCACCAGAGAGTTATGGGGCCGTTATTGGACCTATGCTCATAATGGTCAGCTAAGTGATTATCAAAGTAAGTTTGCTGTTTCTCGCTATCAGCCTGTAGGAGATACCGATAGTGAATTGGCCTTTTGTTGGATCTTAGAGAAAATAGTTATGCAATTTGGTGATACAGAGCCAGATGATCTGCTCAAGGTTTATCGCTATGTAGCAACACTAGCCGATGAGATTCGTGAACTTGGGGTGTTCAATATGATCCTAAGCGATGGCGAGCATTTGATGAGTTACTGCAGCAATAACTTATGTCATATCACTCGCCGCGCGCCTTTTGGCAAGGCTAAGTTAATTGATACCGACGTTGTCATTGATTTTAATAAAGAAACAACCCCCAACGATATCGTCACCGTTATCGCGACGCGGCCCTTAACCGATAATGAGCAGTGGCATATTTTAGCACCGGGAGATTGGAAACTCTTCTGTCGTGGTGAGATTGTGCTCGGGTGTTAA
- the fadE gene encoding acyl-CoA dehydrogenase FadE, translated as MTTLLWILVMLFTLGALAYLRVSLLTSSVLAAIVMAAGSAMDAIAPLTWLVFLVIALPLNAASFRKNFITRPLLKMYKGIMPEMSSTEKEAIEAGTTWWEADLFAGKPNWKKLHNYPVARLTAEEQAFLDGPVEEVCKMLNEHQVSHQLADLPPEIWQYLKDNGFFAMIIKKKYGGLEYSAYAQSRVLQKLAGVSSELASTVGVPNSLGPGELLQHYGTQEQQDHYLPRLAKGLEVPCFALTSPEAGSDAGAIPDFGVVCKGQWEGEEVLGMKLTWNKRYITLAPVATVLGLAFKLQDPDKLLGDKEELGITCALIPADVPGVETGRRHFPLNCMFQNGPTRGNEVFVPLSFIIGGPEMAGQGWRMLVECLSVGRGITLPSNSAGGVKTAAVATGAYARIRRQFKLPIGKLEGIEEPMARIGGNAYLMDAVTTLTTTGIDLGEKPSVISAIVKYHLTDRMQKCIIDAMDIHGGKGVCLGEGNYLGRGYQAAPIAITVEGANILTRSMIIYGQGAIRCHPYVLAEMESAFDPDANKALNDFDSALFGHIGFTTSNFIRSFWLGLTSSRFSNSPYSDKTKRYYQHMNRFSANLALLSDLAMATLGGGLKRKERVSARLGDLLSQLYLASATLKRYQDEGRQTEDLALVQWAVEDSLYKLQDSLDDLLDNFPMGLGKALRFVIFPFGRPLKRPSDLLDHKVAKIMQTPCASRDRLGKGQFWTPSEFNAVGIQEQTFKDILACEPLYDKICKASGKRLQFMWLDKLAAEGKALGILSEDEIALLERAEIGRMKSINVDDFDPSELKAQEPIAQKQHQAA; from the coding sequence GTGACTACCTTACTTTGGATTTTAGTGATGCTCTTCACGCTAGGCGCCCTAGCCTATCTAAGAGTTTCTCTACTCACCTCGAGCGTTCTCGCAGCCATTGTCATGGCAGCTGGTTCAGCTATGGATGCTATCGCCCCACTAACTTGGCTAGTTTTTCTTGTCATTGCGTTACCACTTAATGCCGCAAGTTTTCGAAAAAACTTTATCACTCGTCCGCTACTTAAGATGTACAAAGGCATCATGCCCGAAATGTCATCAACCGAAAAAGAAGCAATTGAAGCAGGGACAACATGGTGGGAAGCAGACCTCTTTGCAGGTAAACCAAACTGGAAAAAACTACACAACTATCCTGTTGCACGATTAACCGCTGAAGAACAAGCCTTCCTCGATGGCCCTGTTGAAGAAGTCTGTAAGATGCTAAATGAGCACCAAGTTTCCCATCAATTAGCAGACCTTCCACCTGAGATTTGGCAATATCTAAAAGATAACGGCTTCTTTGCGATGATCATCAAGAAGAAATATGGTGGTCTAGAGTATTCAGCCTATGCACAATCTCGCGTGTTACAAAAACTCGCTGGCGTATCGAGCGAATTGGCGTCAACTGTCGGTGTACCTAACTCATTAGGCCCTGGTGAGCTACTCCAGCATTATGGTACTCAAGAGCAGCAAGATCACTACTTACCTCGCCTAGCTAAAGGTTTAGAGGTTCCTTGTTTTGCACTAACCAGCCCTGAAGCGGGTAGTGATGCTGGCGCAATCCCCGATTTTGGCGTGGTTTGTAAAGGTCAATGGGAAGGTGAAGAAGTACTTGGTATGAAGCTGACTTGGAACAAGCGCTATATTACCTTAGCGCCCGTCGCTACCGTATTAGGTTTAGCGTTTAAACTACAAGATCCAGATAAACTACTTGGTGATAAAGAAGAGTTAGGTATTACCTGTGCCCTTATCCCCGCCGATGTACCAGGCGTTGAGACCGGCCGTCGTCATTTCCCGCTTAACTGTATGTTCCAAAACGGCCCGACGCGCGGTAATGAAGTATTCGTGCCACTGAGCTTTATTATCGGTGGTCCAGAGATGGCAGGCCAAGGTTGGCGCATGCTGGTTGAATGTCTGTCCGTTGGACGCGGAATCACCCTGCCTTCTAACTCTGCCGGAGGCGTTAAAACCGCAGCGGTGGCGACGGGTGCCTACGCCCGTATTCGTCGCCAATTTAAGTTACCTATTGGTAAGCTTGAAGGCATCGAAGAGCCAATGGCACGTATCGGTGGTAACGCTTATTTAATGGATGCAGTGACAACATTAACCACAACCGGTATTGATCTTGGTGAAAAACCGTCGGTTATCTCGGCAATCGTTAAATATCACCTCACCGACAGAATGCAAAAATGTATTATCGATGCCATGGATATTCATGGCGGTAAAGGTGTCTGTTTAGGTGAAGGCAACTATCTTGGCCGTGGCTATCAAGCGGCACCAATTGCGATTACCGTTGAAGGCGCCAACATCTTAACTCGCTCAATGATCATCTATGGTCAAGGAGCTATCCGTTGTCATCCTTATGTTTTAGCGGAAATGGAATCGGCATTTGATCCAGATGCGAACAAAGCACTTAATGATTTTGATTCAGCGTTATTTGGTCATATTGGCTTTACCACGAGCAACTTTATTCGCAGTTTTTGGTTAGGCCTAACATCCAGCCGTTTTTCAAACAGTCCATATAGCGATAAGACCAAGCGTTATTATCAACATATGAACCGTTTCAGTGCGAACCTTGCCCTGTTATCAGATCTTGCAATGGCAACCTTGGGTGGTGGACTGAAGCGTAAAGAACGCGTTTCAGCACGTCTTGGCGATCTGCTGAGCCAACTGTATCTTGCTTCCGCAACCTTGAAGCGTTACCAAGATGAAGGTCGTCAAACTGAAGATTTAGCACTAGTACAGTGGGCCGTTGAAGACTCGCTCTACAAACTACAAGATTCACTTGATGATCTGTTAGATAATTTCCCTATGGGATTAGGTAAAGCATTACGCTTTGTGATCTTCCCATTCGGTCGCCCATTGAAACGTCCGAGTGATTTGTTGGATCATAAGGTGGCTAAGATCATGCAAACCCCTTGTGCTAGTCGTGATCGTCTAGGTAAAGGTCAATTCTGGACGCCTTCTGAATTTAACGCTGTGGGTATTCAAGAGCAAACCTTTAAAGATATTCTTGCCTGCGAACCTCTGTACGATAAAATCTGTAAAGCATCAGGCAAACGTCTTCAATTTATGTGGTTAGATAAGCTAGCTGCTGAAGGTAAGGCGTTAGGGATTTTAAGCGAAGATGAAATAGCCTTACTTGAACGCGCTGAAATCGGTCGTATGAAGTCAATTAATGTTGATGATTTCGACCCCAGTGAACTAAAGGCACAAGAGCCTATCGCACAAAAGCAGCATCAAGCAGCTTAA
- a CDS encoding Grx4 family monothiol glutaredoxin, with protein METNETVEKIKQQIAENPIIVYMKGSPKLPSCGFSSQVAQIMINCGAQFAYVDILQHPDIRSELPKYANWPTFPQLWVEGELIGGCDILVEMYQKGELQTLINETAAKYPSAEADA; from the coding sequence ATGGAAACGAATGAAACAGTAGAAAAGATCAAGCAGCAAATTGCTGAAAACCCAATCATTGTCTATATGAAAGGCTCTCCTAAGTTACCTAGCTGTGGATTCTCTTCTCAGGTAGCGCAAATTATGATTAATTGTGGTGCTCAGTTTGCGTATGTCGATATTTTACAGCATCCAGATATCCGTAGTGAATTGCCTAAGTATGCAAACTGGCCAACCTTCCCCCAGCTATGGGTTGAAGGTGAGTTAATTGGCGGTTGTGACATTCTGGTTGAAATGTATCAAAAAGGTGAGCTACAAACCTTAATCAACGAAACAGCTGCTAAATATCCTTCAGCAGAAGCTGACGCGTAA
- the sodB gene encoding superoxide dismutase [Fe] translates to MAFELPALPYAKNALEPHISQETIEYHYGKHHNTYVVKLNGLVEGTELAEKSLEEIIKTSTGGIFNNAAQIWNHTFYWNCLSPNGGGAATGDVAAAIDAAFGSFDAFKAQFTDAAVNNFGSAWTWLVKNADGSLAIVNTSNAATPLTDEGVTPLMTVDVWEHAYYIDYRNVRPDYLAHFWELVNWEFVNSNFAG, encoded by the coding sequence ATGGCTTTTGAATTACCAGCACTTCCTTATGCAAAAAACGCACTAGAGCCCCATATTTCCCAAGAAACTATTGAGTACCACTATGGTAAGCATCACAACACTTATGTCGTGAAGCTAAACGGTCTAGTTGAAGGTACCGAACTTGCAGAAAAAAGCCTAGAAGAGATCATCAAGACTTCTACAGGTGGTATTTTTAACAATGCTGCTCAAATTTGGAACCACACTTTCTACTGGAACTGCCTATCACCTAACGGTGGCGGCGCGGCTACTGGTGACGTTGCTGCTGCGATTGATGCCGCTTTCGGTTCTTTCGATGCATTTAAAGCACAATTCACTGACGCGGCAGTGAACAATTTTGGTAGCGCTTGGACTTGGTTAGTTAAAAATGCAGATGGTAGCCTTGCTATCGTAAACACTAGCAATGCCGCGACACCACTAACAGATGAAGGTGTTACACCATTGATGACCGTAGATGTATGGGAACACGCATACTACATCGATTACCGTAACGTTCGTCCAGATTACTTAGCTCACTTCTGGGAACTCGTTAACTGGGAATTCGTTAACAGCAACTTCGCAGGCTAA